A window from Drosophila miranda strain MSH22 chromosome Y unlocalized genomic scaffold, D.miranda_PacBio2.1 Contig_Y2_pilon, whole genome shotgun sequence encodes these proteins:
- the LOC117193272 gene encoding lysozyme P-like: protein MKVLWLLGLLVSWLSSLASARQVGRCSLARQLYRYGVPYGELPVWLCLVEGESSFNSKAINPSNVDGSVDWGLFQINDRYWCKSADGRPFTDLCRLPCRLLISDDIRYSIACAKYIRRQQGFSAWVAWNNRCQGIKPNVNHCFRRRYRNSG, encoded by the coding sequence ATGAAGGTGCTGTGGCTGCTGGGGCTATTGGTTTCTTGGCTATCATCGTTGGCCAGCGCCCGCCAGGTGGGAAGGTGCAGCCTGGCCCGCCAGCTCTATCGGTATGGCGTGCCCTACGGCGAGCTGCCCGTTTGGCTCTGCCTCGTGGAGGGTGAGAGCTCCTTTAACAGCAAAGCCATCAATCCCTCCAATGTGGATGGCTCTGTGGACTGGGGTCTCTTTCAGATCAACGATAGATACTGGTGCAAGTCAGCGGACGGTCGTCCCTTCACGGATCTCTGTCGACTGCCCTGCCGTCTGCTAATTAGCGACGACATCAGGTACTCCATTGCCTGCGCCAAGTACATCAGACGCCAGCAGGGCTTTTCAGCATGGGTGGCATGGAATAACCGCTGCCAGGGAATCAAACCGAATGTGAACCACTGCTTCAGAAGAAGATACAGGAACTCGGGATGA